A DNA window from Streptomyces canus contains the following coding sequences:
- a CDS encoding ABC transporter substrate-binding protein produces the protein MIRRIAAAALSFSALLALTGCGADSSADASSKDGTLVIGDQAKTLQTIVAASDALKGAKYKVKWAEFEGAAPLYQAVQAGAADTTYSADLPALQALSGGVKFKNVAALKNDGRHVGIVVGKGSGIDSVKDLKGQKVVVSSAKGSIAEYLLANVLEQNGLSYSDVKVQYLLPTDAQAAFASGKIKAWATFGVYQAVGLEQGGKLLVDGADGRVSGYGFVGASDQALADPSKKAALADFLRRLGTALEWTSTHQDAYAKAIEARNGADASVARTLASAAYGKVLPITDDVNKTVQDVADLMNGIGVLEPNVDVAKSADTSLLN, from the coding sequence GTGATCCGCAGAATCGCGGCCGCCGCACTGAGTTTCTCCGCCCTGCTGGCGCTGACCGGCTGCGGCGCGGACTCCTCGGCGGACGCCTCGTCGAAGGACGGCACCCTCGTCATCGGCGACCAGGCCAAGACCCTCCAGACCATCGTCGCCGCCTCCGATGCCCTCAAGGGCGCCAAGTACAAGGTGAAGTGGGCCGAGTTCGAGGGCGCCGCCCCGCTCTACCAGGCCGTGCAGGCGGGCGCTGCCGACACGACGTACTCCGCGGATCTCCCCGCCCTCCAGGCGCTCAGCGGTGGGGTGAAGTTCAAGAACGTGGCCGCCCTGAAGAACGACGGCCGGCATGTCGGCATCGTGGTGGGCAAGGGCTCCGGCATCGACAGCGTCAAGGACCTCAAGGGTCAGAAGGTCGTGGTGTCCTCGGCAAAGGGCAGCATCGCCGAGTACCTGCTGGCCAATGTGCTCGAGCAGAACGGGCTCAGCTACTCGGACGTGAAGGTGCAGTACCTGCTGCCGACCGACGCGCAGGCCGCCTTCGCCTCCGGGAAGATCAAGGCCTGGGCGACCTTCGGCGTCTACCAGGCCGTCGGCCTGGAGCAGGGCGGCAAGCTGCTCGTGGACGGCGCCGACGGCCGGGTCAGCGGTTACGGCTTCGTCGGCGCCTCCGACCAGGCCCTCGCCGACCCTTCGAAGAAGGCCGCGCTCGCCGACTTCCTCAGGCGGCTCGGTACCGCCCTGGAATGGACCAGCACCCACCAGGACGCCTACGCCAAGGCCATCGAGGCGCGCAACGGCGCCGACGCCTCCGTCGCGAGGACGCTGGCCTCGGCGGCGTACGGCAAGGTCCTGCCGATCACCGACGACGTGAACAAGACCGTCCAGGACGTGGCCGACCTGATGAACGGCATCGGCGTTCTGGAGCCGAACGTGGACGTGGCGAAGTCGGCCGACACGTCTCTTCTCAACTAG